From Plectropomus leopardus isolate mb chromosome 4, YSFRI_Pleo_2.0, whole genome shotgun sequence, the proteins below share one genomic window:
- the hmx4 gene encoding H6 family homeobox 4, which produces MNKVDAPCRPAASLKFTIDNILNLKTSGRNCDSCHPAGLQDDSATAMRKDGFQSHHEEHVALVQRQDPGSRLNERELITDCTGATESVIISRGDPKKAAEVRFESGDSSCDDSSSTTTATDTHKGGSPAKKSKMITKKKTRTIFSKRQIFQLESTFDMKRYLSSAERACLASSLQLTETQVKIWFQNRRNKLKRQISTEIDGPVTDFPETGKPVVVGQLPALYKESNLLGRCLLPMPLPVVYPGSSTPYLCFSNASKYFSLYDGDV; this is translated from the exons ATGAACAAAGTGGACGCGCCATGTCGACCCGCCGCCTCTCTGAAATTCACTATTGACAACATCCTCAATCTCAAAACTAGCGGGAGGAACTGTGACAGTTGTCACCCTGCCGGACTGCAGGATGACTCGGCCACGGCGATGCGTAAAGACGGTTTCCAGAGCCACCACGAGGAGCACGTAGCCCTCGTGCAGCGGCAGGACCCGGGCAGCAGGCTGAACGAGAGAG AGTTGATCACAGACTGCACCGGAGCAACGGAGTCGGTCATTATCAGCCGCGGAGACCCGAAGAAGGCTGCGGAGGTGCGCTTCGAGAGCGGGGACAGCAGCTGCGACGACAGCAGTTCCACCACCACGGCCACGGACACCCACAAGGGAGGCAGCCCTGCCAAGAAGAGCAAAATGATAACGAAAAAGAAAACTCGCACTATTTTTTCCAAGAGACAGATTTTCCAGTTGGAGTCTACCTTCGACATGAAACGCTACCTGAGCAGCGCAGAGCGCGCGTGCCTCGCCAGTTCCCTCCAGCTCACGGAGACGCAGGTGAAAATATGGTTTCAGAACCGCAGGAATAAATTGAAACGGCAAATATCGACCGAAATCGACGGACCTGTTACCGATTTCCCCGAGACTGGAAAGCCCGTGGTGGTGGGGCAGCTCCCGGCCTTGTACAAAGAGAGCAACCTGCTGGGGAGATGCCTGCTGCCCATGCCTCTGCCCGTTGTGTACCCGGGGAGTAGCACGCCTTACCTCTGCTTCTCAAACGCCAGCAAGTACTTCAGCCTGTATGATGGGGACGTATGA
- the hmx1 gene encoding LOW QUALITY PROTEIN: homeobox protein HMX1 (The sequence of the model RefSeq protein was modified relative to this genomic sequence to represent the inferred CDS: deleted 1 base in 1 codon): MQDKLTDSQAPTSSRASSFFIENLLGKGRSGQQSTSDRSRGEASVETVSTSRVLNAQHADASAPAPDGSSSAARSPYRDSPLQWYRGESALNFRALETPQSPRDNTSSDDHCCSISTSDRCSPAVSEPITEDSDETDRKTGDSNLTDDNEDAHNGFDARSEQDASSDPSSTRKKKTRTVFSRSQVFQLESTFDVKRYLSSSERAGLAASLHLTETQVKIWFQNRRNKWKRQLAADLEAAHIPHSSKRIVRVPILYHEGPTPTAAVGFSLNGHPLSPPVAGFSSSINYPLSSFAHSMSMLRSQMTGLV; this comes from the exons ATGCAGGATAAGCTAACAGACAGCCAGGCTCCCACTTCATCGCGGGCGTCGTCGTTTTTTATCGAGAACCTACTGGGAAAGGGACGGAGTGGGCAGCAGTCGACGTCGGACAGGAGCCGTGGGGAAGCGAGTGTGGAGACGGTGTCCACAAGCCGAGTCCTGAACGCACAACACGCCGATGCGAGCGCTCCAGCGCCCGATGGCTCGAGTTCCGCAGCTCGATCCCCGTACAGAGACTCGCCGTTGCAGTGGTATCGCGGGGAGTCTGCCTTAAACTTCAGAGCTTTGGAAACGCCACAGA GTCCAAGAGATAACACAAGTTCAGACGACCACTGCTGCTCCATATCGACCAGTGACAGGTGCTCCCCCGCGGTATCTGAGCCGATAACGGAGGACAGCGACGAAACCGACAGGAAAACAGGCGACAGCAACCTGACAGACGACAACGAGGACGCGCACAACGGCTTTGACGCGCGGTCGGAGCAAGACGCGTCCTCGGACCCGAGCTCCACCCGGAAGAAGAAGACCCGGACCGTGTTCAGCCGCAGTCAGGTGTTTCAGCTGGAGTCCACCTTCGACGTGAAACGGTACCTGAGCAGCTCGGAGAGAGCGGGGCTCGCAGCGTCCCTCCACCTGACTGAGACGCAGGTC AAAATCTGGTTCCAGAACCGGAGGAATAAATGGAAGAGACAGCTGGCGGCGGACCTCGAGGCTGCACATATCCCACACTCCTCCAAGCGGATTGTCAGGGTGCCCATTCTGTATCACGAGGGACCCACACCCACTGCAGCTGTGGGTTTCAGCCTGAACGGACATCCACTCTCTCCACCCGTGGCAGGCTTTTCGAGCTCCATCAACTACCCTCTGTCCTCGTTTGCTCACTCCATGAGCATGTTAAGATCGCAGATGACCGGTTTGGTGTAA